The following proteins are co-located in the Ictalurus punctatus breed USDA103 chromosome 14, Coco_2.0, whole genome shotgun sequence genome:
- the LOC128634924 gene encoding small integral membrane protein 32: MLRQMLLNSTAAAARDLDAISQTHAPAPLDVSHAPVSVSALLKPAGRGGAGGGALRGGELSKPDLTTYVVMCIVLFLLVLLIVVFINCQLRNSFFASTPYDRSLREARTSYK, translated from the coding sequence ATGCTCCGGCAAATGCTCTTGAATTCGACGGCGGCGGCGGCGCGAGACTTGGACGCTATAAGCCAGACGCACGCGCCGGCTCCTCTGGACGTCTCACACGCGCCCGTGAGTGTGTCGGCGCTGCTGAAGCCCGCGGGTCGCGGAGGCGCAGGCGGGGGCGCGCTGCGCGGAGGCGAGCTCAGTAAACCGGACCTGACGACCTACGTGGTCATGTGCATAGTGCTCTTCCTCCTCGTGCTGCTAATTGTCGTCTTCATCAACTGCCAACTGCGCAACTCGTTCTTCGCCTCCACGCCGTATGACCGCTCTCTGCGCGAGGCCCGAACCTCGTATAAATGA